Within Palaemon carinicauda isolate YSFRI2023 chromosome 14, ASM3689809v2, whole genome shotgun sequence, the genomic segment TTCATACAGGAACAAATAGAAataagatgatgtatatatatatatatatatatatatatatatatatatatatatatatatatatatatatgtatatatatatatatatatatatatatatatatatatatatatatatatatacagtagcctataatgtatttatgtatagcttaaatgtatatatatatatatatatatatatatatatatatatatatatatatatatatatatatatatatatataggagcctataatgtatttatgtatagcttaaatattcatatatatatatatatatatatatatatatatatatatatatatatatatatatatatatatataggagcctataatgtatttatgtatagcttaaatattcatatatatatatatatatatatatatatattatatatatatatacatacacacatatatatatatatatatatatatatatatatatatatatatatatatatatatatatatatatatactcatatttatgtGTAATTACTACTATGATGGCCTACTAACTTTATAGACGTCCACACTTCTTTTAGACTTCGTAACCACAAAAAGCTTAAATTCGACCGGTAAGCTAACGAAATAAATATATACCTCTCTTGATTGGTTTTTCTCAGcaaatagagtatattataatagAAACAAATGGGCGTTGCAGTACTCTACCTATCAGTACCAAATGAACAGTCTTCTAGTGCATTGGAAAGCTTCACAGTATATTGAAGTTTTAATACCATCGTTCAACCATTATAGCCCTGATGAAGAGCCatgtgaaaacaagaaaaacaaattgCTCGAAACAGCTGTTGACATCAGATGTTTCCATTGTTTTTTCCTACACATATAATAAAGTTGTAAAACTACCCCCAAGTTCCCCCATGTTGCCtatgggcactgaatggcctcccgggCACCAGTGCCAAGTCTTCTAGTCCAAATTCATTAACCTAGTTAATATCAGAAAGTTAATGTAAAAAGATGTTTATTCACCTGCTTTCACAGAGATGTAACACATTTGCAAAACGAGTGAGGGATAAGTTCATACTAATTATCAAATGCAAATAGCAGctgttttattcatttacttatttttgtGTTAGGCTTAATGGAGACTCGCATAGTATTTCTAATAATTTATGCCATTAATGAATCATGCAGATTTATACGATACATTTCACAGCATAAATTAGTACTTGTAAGAATGGCTTCTGAGAGCCCAAAAATTATAAACTAGTCTGTGGAATACACATCATTACGAGTTTTAACTCGAAATTTATTGgcattttcttcaatctttcttcaTTTGATATTAGAATATTAGAGAATTATCAAAAACCTTGCTCCAGTATAACACATGGAAAATTACGTACATCAAGCCAAAAAGTATCTGAGCCACGAAGAGCACAGATGCATTGTAGCTCCTCTTGATCTTAGCCTTCAACTCAGACGAAGACAGGTTAGGTTTAAGACCCCAAGAAACGACAGAGTCAGAAATTCCCTTGGGCATAGGGAGGACTTTCCTCACTTTAGAATTCATTTCAGAGGGATCTTTCTGTTTGTCGACTTTATTGGTTGCCAGATGCACGCCGATGATCAGGGAGAGAAAGGTGACGCTGAAGATGTACCAGATGTCGAGGAGTTTCAAGTAGGAGGTCTTCGGCAGAGAATTTGCCGTGTCGGAATAAAATGATATCAACACCAGGAGCGATGTCAGACTCATAGTTCCTCTGTCCTGAAATAGATATTGTTTGATTTTTGTCGTAGTTTATGAATTCACGGTCATGAGTTACTGAAATAAGACTTCGGATTGACCTTGACAATTTGTAGATGGCGTCATTGTTCAACCTGGTTgctaaatgttgttgttgttttttttgttttttttttttatactggaaGTTTACTTTCTAGATTTCCTCGAAAATTGCTTATATCAGGCGCTATTTCAAATTTCTATAACAAATGATAGCTATTAGACTGAGAATTTGGAATGCCAGAGATTTTATAGCATGAATGTTGATATAttagcatatttatatatttagatttgaTCTCAAATTGCGTCTCTTACCTGGAAATCCTTTGGATCGATGAACAGAGTTCCATAACCCAAGAGATGGAGCAAAAACACTGGAAAGTAAGAAGAGAGAATATGGTATTCCGGATACCTCCGTAGTATGACCCTGATCACCATCGTGCCGTTGATCACCGTGAGATCACGTGATAAGACGTCATACTCGTTCAGGTTCAGGCTGTCGTCCGTCCTCCTGAGCCGAGCGGAAAGCCTCATGCTGTCTTGGGCGGCGTTCCGGACGGTGATGTTGATCCAGCACTGTTGGGCGTCGAAGGGAAATGCCCTCATGTCGAACTCGCAGGAGATGTAAAAGGACTGCTTCTGCCTGAGAACCAAAGTATTCTCCGACCCCTTGTAGATGTAATCTGCAATTGATGGAggtggaattattatttttattattattattagctaagccacaaccctagttggaaaagcaggatgctataagcccaggggccccaacaatgaACAtggcccagggccccaacagggaaaatagcccaggggccccaacagggaaattagcctagagaggaaaggaaacaagaaaaaataaaatattttaatgaacagtagcaacattaaaataaatattttatgtataaactgtaaaatctttaacaaaaacaagaggaagagaaattagagagaatagtgtgcccagtgtaccgtcaagcaagagaactctaaaccaagacaggggaagaccttggtatagaggatacggcactacccatgactagagaacaatggtttgattttggagtgtcctcctagaagagctacttacaagTCTATATGTATACTTAATTTATGTATAAATGGTGAATACTACTAAAGCTGAAATGTGCTTGCAATATACGATGACACCATGAAATTAAGACcagtaatgaaatatgaaaaaatgaagATGGCAATGTTTTCCCTGGTCCACTGGTTACTTTCCGTATAAAATGTTACTCTTTTCTAAATAGTCCACGATAAAAGAAtttccgcattattattattattattattattattattattattattattattattattattattattattattattattattattattattattattattattattagttggaaaagtaggatgctattagcccaggggccccaacaaggaaaataacccagtgcggaaaggaaacaaggaaaaataaagtattttacgaagagtaacaacattaaaataaatatctcttatataaactataaaaactttaacaaaacaagaggaaaagaaataagaaagaatagtgtccctgagtgtaagATGCATATAATTAGATATATGTTTTATCTGTGAGCTAATTGAGAGTAGGGTCAAAGTCATGACATGTACAGCTAGGCTCAATATGATGTACTATTACCCTTTCATTCAACTTAAAAATAATGGTTCTGGATTCCAAATTTTATTTTGTAGAATTACGGTATTAGTATACGTTCGTGCATTAGTAGGAAATGCTTATTTTATTGAATTTGATAATAGGGGATATGTTTTAGTTATCGATTTTCATAGTTGTCGAATAGAGTTGAAATCATTATTTCTAAAATAAGCAAGATTTTGATATCAAGAAGCTCGTTTATTTAttaagtcataatttttttttatgtagcctACTGTTCCTTATATTAACAGGTATTGAGTATGAATGAATCtccatttgtagtagtagtagtagtagtagtagtaacttacCTTGGTTTACTCGGATCGGTGTTCCTGTTCTCTCCACGTATAATTTTGTAATGGGATCGGCAGTTCCTGCCAGAGGTTCCTCATTTAgaacctgtaaagaagaaaaagatatatgtatatatatactgtatatatatatatatatatatatatatatatatatatatatatatatatatgtatatatatatatatatgagtgtgtgtgtatatatatgtatgtataaatatatatatatatatatatatatatatatatatatatatatatatatatacatacatacatacacattgtgtgtgtacatatatacattatgtatatatttatgcatttgttcatttatttattatcgAATTTATTATCGAATCTTGTCCACCCTCTTATACCCATTCACTGCCAAGTTAACCGATGTGTGACACAACGGGGTCAATTGTAGTCCCAATATTCAAGTTAGCTCTGGTATGAATAGGTAAATTCGGTAAGTAGAAAAATGAATGAATAGCCCACCCTCTGTCGTTAATTGGATCCAAGAGACGAAAAGTTAGGGGATTTTATACGTCAGGTTTTTTTCCCCCTTTAAAAGTTGATTTCAATAGTTCCTAGAcacttattgaattattattattattattattattattattattattattattattattattattattattattattattattattatctgagctacacccctagttggaaaagcaggatgttataagcccaagggatccaacaaggaaaaatagcccagtcaaagGTAATTGTAGAGTTTGTTCACTGTAAAACGAGCAAACAACTTTACGAGGattcattttctattatatttgataCAGAATAGTCTGCACTTACTGTATGTATTAAACTTTACTAAGGATAAAGGATGTGTATATGTAGCAGTATATTTGTTCTAGTGTCCTTTACTGGTAGCGTGTAGTATTTTGAAacatatatagcataaatatatgCAACTTGGGTTGACTTAGTTCTTTTATAAAAGGAATACTGAATAACATTCATGTTGAGTAAATTGTTCTGTTTGATATGCTTGGAGAAACATCTATTATTGATGTGGATTCAAAAGTATAGGTTAAAAGTCTTGTGGTACTGATTAACTTTACTTTTTTCCCTTggcaaaatataaatattgaatgaTCATAAGTGTTCAGTATTTGTAAAAACCTtctaataactatagtcaattctttttagtgaggcagatttgcactgactcgcagggttgccctattcgctcggaaaagtttcctgatctctgattggttggacaagatatttctattcaatcagataacaggaaacttttctgagcttaaagggcaccgctgcgagtcggtgcaaatgcgcatcaataaaaagaattgactatagtcaagtTTTTGTACACTTAATAAGTTAGAATGCATTTGTCTATAAGATATTTAGAATGGGGCCATAACTGCAGTTAATTTTGCATAGAAGATAAGTTTCCAAAGCATCACATTAAAATACTTCTTTGTTCTTTTCCTGTGGTTCAttaaagattatcaatgaaatataacTTTTTAGATACCAtgttatcataatatttttttttcttactgtaagGCTAGTCATGACTAGCATCTTACCTTGGCAATGCAATTACAAACCAAATGGTGAATCTCCaagcaacgattttttttttttttttttttttgcaataaggtGAAAATCAGCGTAAATGTATGTAATTTTACTCAAGAGGCCCTTTTACATTAATTAGTGGTAGGGAGATTTTCACAATATAAAGATTATATGTGTCACAATCTTTTAGGAAAGAATTCACATTCATCTATAATGGCCCtgtatgaaataaattttcaaaaatgtTTCTTAATACTTTGAGAAGTGTTATCAAAAGCTGAAAATTAGGAAAGGCCGATATGAGGTCAACAACTTGTTTTGTTAGTTACAGTACCACCCTTGTTCAGAAACCTATAAAAGGGTAACTCAAAGACTCCTGACCTGTGGTTGTTGATTTGGATAGAGGTAGTGCACAAGAACAggaaaatgctatatatatatatatatatatatatatatatatatatatatatatatatatatatatatatatatatatatacatatatatatatatatatatatatatatatacatatatatatatatatatatatatatatatatatatatatatatatatatatatatatatatataaccaccaaaGAATAAGGTTCAATCCTTAGGTtgggcaaggcaccagccacccgttgagatactaccgctatagagttatgaggtcctttgactgaccagacagtaatacattggatccctttctctggttacggctcatttcatctttgctaacacatacacggaatagtctggccgaGTCTTTACCCTATCTCCtcattcctcatacacttgacaacactgtaattaccaagtaattcttcttctcaagaggttaactactgcgctgtaattgttcagtggctactttcctcttggtaagggtagaagagacactccaaaatcaaaccattgttctcttgtctcgggtaatgccatagcctctgtaccatgatcttccactgttttgggttagagatctcttgcttgaaggtacacttgggcatactattgtGTCTTGCttatcttcctctcgttattttgaagttcttatccttttgttattttcaagcttttatagtttatatatgaaagatttattttaatgatattattcttCTTAAACATCTCCTGTAGTTTTTCCGTTAattactttcctcaccgggctattttctctgttggagctcttgggcttatagcatcatgcttttccaactagggttgtagcttagcaagtgataataataataataataataataataataataataataaaagataggtCATATTTTTTCACGACATAGGGGGttgctgtggccttattggtaacgtctctgtctggtgtttgctagA encodes:
- the LOC137653296 gene encoding gamma-aminobutyric acid receptor subunit rho-1-like, with product MRAFPFDAQQCWINITVRNAAQDSMRLSARLRRTDDSLNLNEYDVLSRDLTVINGTMVIRVILRRYPEYHILSSYFPVFLLHLLGYGTLFIDPKDFQDRGTMSLTSLLVLISFYSDTANSLPKTSYLKLLDIWYIFSVTFLSLIIGVHLATNKVDKQKDPSEMNSKVRKVLPMPKGISDSVVSWGLKPNLSSSELKAKIKRSYNASVLFVAQILFGLMYVIFHVLYWSKVFDNSLIF